The Takifugu rubripes chromosome 16, fTakRub1.2, whole genome shotgun sequence genome contains the following window.
TGGCTATTTGTGAAGAGTTTGGGAATTTGTCAGGGTTTAAAATTAATTGGTCCAAATCTGCTCTCTTACATCTCAATGAGGTTGCTAAATCTTCTGTTCTTCCAATCAACATCCCCATAGTACCACACTTTACATATCTAGGAATTGAAATATTCCCCTCTCTAAACCAGATCACTAAATATAATTACTCTGTAGTTCTAAACAAAACATTAAGGGATTTGGACCGATGGGTTGATCTTCCTATGTCTATCCGTGCCCGTGTCTCTGTCATCAAAATGAACATCTTGCCTAGAATTAACTTTGTTAGCTCTATgattcccctccctcctccatctgaCCATTGGAGCAAGCTCCAATCTGCAACCACCAAATTTATATGGAACAAAAAGCGCCCTCGTCTGAAAATGTCCGTcctgcagagaaggagggaggatggaggtttGGCGGTGCCTGACTTTAAGCTATATTTCTGGTCATTTGTGCTTAGGCCCTTACTCTCCTGGTTTAATCCTGATTGTTCTGTCTCCTGGCGTACGCTAGAAAGCAATGCAGTTCAACCATGGACTCTTCAAGATGTTCTCTTCAGCAACATTTCTAGAAAACAGTGTCAATTACGTTTTGGCCCCCTAATTTCTTACCTTGTATCGACATGGAGACAAGTTGAGACACACTGTCGTCTGGCCTGCAAATGGCACCCCTTTTCCCCAATTTTCAACAATAATGGGATTTTAATAGGAGGACGGCCTATTGCTGCTCCTCAATGGCAACAGAGGGGTGTTTGCTATCTTAAGGATATCTGCAATGACTCTGGGTTACTCTCTTTCAATGATATTAGGGTGGCTTTTGACTTAccaaattcctcttttttcttttacttacaACTAAGATCAGCACTTAAAGCACAAGGTGTGCCCCTGCAGTGCTCTTTACCTACCCACCCATTAAGAGACTTGTTTACTAAACATAAAGGAGCTAAGGGCGTAGTCTCTAAACTATACCGTTTTTTGCAAAGGGACCCAGCCTCACTCCCCATCGAGAGAATTTGGAAAAAAGATTGTCCTGACCTTGCTCAGCAGTTTGATTGGAATGTGGTCTGGTCCAGTATAACGGAAGCATCCCGCAACCCAGACCATCAACATATCCACTTTAACTTTTTGCATAGAACATACCTTACCCCTGTTAAACTTCATCATATGAAAATTATCAATGACCCATATTGTACACTATGCTCTCTGAAAGCTCTAGGCACTTACATCCATATGTTTTGGGACTGCCCTCCCGTCCAAAGTTTCTGGAAGAATGTTGCTGCTAAGTTGTCTGACCTGACACATGTAGTGGTGCCTGTAACTATACCTGTTTTGATCTTAGATGATCTTTCAGTTCTTAAGAtttccaaaccaaaaaaaagactaattttTGCTGGattaacagcagcaaaaaaaatgatTGCAACTCGTTGGAAACCACCTCACTCTCTGACCACCCGATCTTGGGTATTGTCCCTGCTCGATGTCATTTACATGGAGCTTTCAACTGCTCGGATTAACTGTGCAAATGAAACTACAATCAATATATGGCGTACCGCCGCTGAGTCTTTGAGTAGCATGACATAAAATCTTATCTCTAGCTCTTCTAATATAGTTCCATTGCCGTTTCCCCCTTTTTAAGTGCAATTCCCTCCATTTTTGTcaatatgtgattttttttttttttcctgtctttttttttttttatatatacatatttttatttatttattttaatttctgtagtgTCTCTATTGTATTTTGTCCTATGGCATGTTCTTGGCCTTAGGCTTGTTCCTTCTATATTGTATTTTTTGCCtttacttgaaaataaaaaatttgatcataaaaaaaaacaattaaaggaAGTTCAGTCATTAGTAGGCAGTACTATTCGTCATATCTTGCCAGTGATAAGGCTGAAAGCTTTCAAAATGGCATCACAATTATTAACAGTATTTCTGTTCAATCCAGACATATTGTTTATCCTCTCCTGACCTGGCACACTGTGGGGAAAAATGAGCCTATTGTCAGAAAATGAGGTGATACGATTTCAAATAAATCAACCTGAAGGAAATGATGGTGAAGGAAGTAATTGCAGCAACACCCCAGCCTCTCACCACCAGGATCTCTGTCCAAGGCAAATAAGCAACTCCTGCTGCTAATCTTCTAggagaaatgcaggaaatgtgACAGTGTAGCTTTTCTGCCCCAATAAAAGCAATGAACCGCCACTCAGTCCCTGCGTGCACTGTGTCTCCCTCTGAGGGAGAAATTtggagagggagacaggagagggagaaagtgagGGAACAGGAAAGAGGGGAGGCAAAAAAAtcaacagacagcagcagactgtGACAGTGCAGACCAAAGTTATGGCAGAAAACAACACAAGTCCTTTACTGGAAACACTTCAGTCATTCGATGCCGGTAAGTAGTTTATCTTTAACTTGCTAAAAACTTACAATAATCATAGAAAACATAACGTCTGGCCAAGTCTTTCCACTAATTGGCCAGGGTCTCTTCTTATTTCTCCAATGTCAGAGGGAAGTcagtggaatttaaaaaaaaacccatgaaaACCTGTAATAAGACGCCCTATTTTGTCAAAAAGTAAAAATCTTGCAACGCATTACTGATAAACCACTACTGGTTAAGAAAATGGATTTCCCTTTACTCAAATCtgtataaaaagaaacacagGAAGAAAGGCATGAATGCAAATgataaataaacacatattcCTTTCTCAAATcctgttttcctctctctttacaGTCCCTTTGATCGTAGCGTTCTGTGTGTCCATGGCAGTGGGTCTGATTTTAGGGGCAGTGGCTAATGTGATCTTGACCTGGATGTACCGGCGCAAAACAGGTTCTGCCAGGATCACCCGCTGTCCACCTCACCGTTCACGCACATGGTGGAACCTTCCAGGATTTAACCGCAGCCGCAGCTATGATTGTCACAGCAACAACAGTTTGGTCAGTGCAGCGCTCATGTCATACCGCCAAACTTCCTCACCAGATCACTATGAAGCAAATCTCAAATCGAGCTTCAGGGGCTCCACTTTTCACCCCCTACTTCAGGACAGCCAATTCACAAGGGAGGCAGATGAGGGGAGCCAGACCTGTCTGTCACCTACACCGACCACGTCAACTGGACTGGTTCAGACAGGAACCGACTGTGCTGCAAATCCACCCACACTTGTGTCATTTTGGGGCAACAATAACCTGCGTGGTTTCCCTAACCAGTCACTACTTCCAGCCTCTGAAAGCATTCTTAGAGCTTATGATGAAACATGCATCTGAGATGGGGGTGGCACCATGATGTCATATAAAAACTGAATTAACTGTCATAAATCTGAGCAGCTTGTCTTTAGATTTGTTAGTACATAAGTGATGCTGTGTTTCTGTTGCTGGTGTCtcttgaagagaattattttatcttgttagcatcttttatcttattagcatgtgttatactatatgtttttgttttatgttacagttagtttagaagttaggaatactatataatctttagtaggaatacacataagcaagtcagttgacccttctttgacatgaatactgcttagacagttggagctaggcagacaggaaattgtagaccctcatcgtaaaatatgacagcataatttactggtgattgataagtacctggacaggaataagacctctgacctggccatctgagaagacaatggagaaggactgcaccaacaccaaatgaggcaggaagaagaagatgaagtcacccaagaagaaggactggattggactgaattagcatcaataattacatatgtctttctatataaactgggccaagggatagttaggttgtcagacttcatgccctgacaattgactttgttgttggtagggttatgaaccggcccagagctctgtaatatttgtatcttgaattgattctgtttgctaaatacattttgaaattgacatttgtttacttaaagtcttcatttaaagaacacgcggattggcagtgacacacgagaggtattgcaatccaacactcTACACATCTTTGGtttaaataaaactgcaaaaaagtACCAGTGAATGTATGAGAACATTTTTGATTGTACTGATTGTGAAGAGCTTTAACGTATTTAATCACTGCATCATGTATTTAGCTCTGATGCTGTGTGATAAACGACTGTGCAATATGTCAACAGAAAGCAGACATGTCTCACTAAAACAGACATGTGATGTtatattttgaataaaatgtaaaatcagtGATGATTCAATGTTTCACGGTGAATTAAACTCATTAGGCGTGGAAAATCACATTTAAGCGACTATGTCAACGGCATTAATGGCGGGTGATGACGTCATATTTAGGCGACAACTTTAATTTATAAACGGTTGACACTTTGAAGGTAAAAACCCGCAAAGACCCATGTAAACATTTTGACAGCCGACACCAACGCAGCGTCATCCACCCGTGAAGTACGTCCACACGAAACTTTAACATTATCCAAACCGTATAGCTGTTATCGCCACTAAGCTACTGGCCAGTCTTTAAAGTTAGCCGAATGCAGTGCGCTGGAGTTAGCTTACTCTATCAAGTGTTGACATCATCTTGTTTTGAGGTTCTAAAGGCCACCGGAATTCATAATAAACAAACGGCATCTACATTAGCTATGCGTTAACTGAATAATAGTCGATGTGGATTTTGATATGTCCCTGACATATGCAGTAAGGCTCTGATTCTGTCTCTGCATCTACCTTAAGTGAATCTGAAGCGTGAATTTGTAGTTTTGGGTGTGGGTTTTCTGGTTCCGATCACATGCAGGTGAAGGATGTCTGTGGCAGCTCTCCGTTTGATCCACTGTCGGAGGCTGAGCACAGCTGGAACACCTGGGGTCCGAAAAGCTTTAAACTGGAAAACGTTCAGTAAGTTTGGAGATCATTGCAGTTAACATTTAAGTAAATCTAAGAAGTCAACTTattctttttttgtaatttagGGAGGTTTGCTAAAGTAACTGGCGCAGTTGTCTTGGGGTAAGTTAAAACAGATTTGAATCATTGTTTTATTTGGCTGATGACAAAGTGTAAATCCACCATCATTCTACAGAAGCTATCTTTTCATCACTTATGAAGTGGAGTACTTGAACAAGGCTGTCACACTTGACACTCGTGCCATTCTTCAGGAGAAATACAAATCTTACATTTACCTCAAACCCACTCCTTCAGATGACCAGGAGGACCTTGCTGCAGGTGTGCCTCAGTAATGCTGTTGTCTCTATCTTATGTGACTGACTTTCACAGGTGCACAGTGACATCTGCTCCGTTCTTTCCTCCCATtctctgtgtgtttcctgttattTGGTATCAACTCCTGATATGATCACCTTCCAGCTTGTACTGAGAGTTTTGACTAACAGCAGCGATTACTATAGAGTTTCTTTAAATTACCAAACCTCCATATTTTTGTGTAACTGATGCAATTTAGCTTGAAAGCTCAGGGTAGTAATAACATATATACTGTGTCTCATCCAGAACTCACGTACAAAGCAAGAAAAGAACTGCATAAAGCAGCTAGGAGGTTTCTGGAAATATCCTCTCGTCTTCTGCTGCAGTCACTAGATGGTAAGAAACAGTAATAAGGTTAGATACCCCCAAAATAACACACTTAAATGGCAAACTAGTGATATTTTTAGGCAGTaaaacagcagctcctgttGTTAGGTTCTCAAAACAATATTGGCCAAAGGAAACACCTTCAAACAGGATTCACGTGTCACATCCAGCATTTTAGGTATCAATGTCATTTTGTGCTATTATGGACTGTTATACAGGATTGATAGTGAACGTTCCTACAAACTACATAGAAAAGAAACttgtatttttaaagtttggCTTATTTTTGTATTAAATGTTACTGCATAATatctaataaataaatgtttgacCTAAAAAAAACTGGACAGCTGCCACCTTGAAGCCCCCCGACTTGAAAGGAAAAGGTTTGACTCATTTTCTGTGGTCACAAGCTCATAGTTGCATTGTAGTTACGTAGACATTTGTTCAAGTTGGAAGTGTGCGTAGGAATATGTCTAGCGGCTCGTATACTCTTCGTTTTGACAACAACCAACCGGCTTGTATGCCGTCTTCATGTTTCAGAACATTTTAGTCATGTGGATGCAGACCCACATGAAGTGGCTTTATGGGTATTACTGAAGAGGACACAATCCCCTAATAAAGCCATTCGATTACAAGCTGTACAGGAGCTTGCCGGGAATCATCACTGGCGTGGTAAACCACACACAAATTAATGAAATAGTTGACTTAAAAATTGGACTGTGGACCCCTTAAGATGCACCTGTTCATAAAACAGACTATCAGTATCAGACGGCAGCACAAGTTATAGACCAGCGAACGGCAGTGGGGCTCGCTCGGACCCCTCGGGTTGATCTGCGTTTCTTCCTGCGCACGCCCTCCCTGCCTGACCTGGAGGATGTAAGTATCGAGTCGTTTCAGACCAAACAAGATAGCCTCTACATGTAGAAGTTAGGGGAACCCTTATTGTTCGGACTGATGCATTCATTCTGTCAGGGTTTGTCAGCAGAGGACGAGCTGCGACAGCTGCTGGCGTCTTTGCCTCAGTCCGAGGTAGACAAATGTGTCCAGTACTTCACTTCACTGGCCCTCAGAGAGAGCACCCAGGCCTTGGCTGCACAACGGGTAAGGAAGACAGTTTCTCATAGaattttggaaaaagaaaaattaaaaaataatattcCTATTTGGATGGGATCTTATGTTGCAGGGTGGTTTGTGGTGCTTTGGCGGTAACGGGCTTCCTTATGCCCAGAGTCTTACTTCTGTCCCCTCTCAAAAGGTGGAATCCTTCTGCCTACAGGCGCTCGTACAACACTCAAAGGTAATGATGATGCTAATATCAACTAGAATCTCTATTGTAACGTCTGAGACTTGTAAGATAATATTTTTTATGCCAATGATTAAGGGTATTCTTTCTGTTTTATACATGTTTGTAATGAATGTTCTGGACTTACTTAAATGCCTTTTCAGGTTCAGAGCCACTGTGACCACATAGTTGCCAATGGGGGTGTACAGCTTCTCCAGAGGATGTATCAGCTACGCAAAGATTCTCTGAAGATACAGAGGAATATTGTTCGTATAATAGGAAATTTGGCACTTAATGAGAGCATTCACCAAGCCATAGCACAATCTGGTAATGTCCCGTATGACTGTTGATGACCTTCACATAGCCAAGTTGTCTGATctgaatttttaaaacatctgCAGGCTGGGTGTCTGTCCTGGCtgagatgatgcagtctccccATATAATGCAAGCATCTCATGCAGCCCGAGCTCTGGCTAACCTTGACAGGGAGGCAGTAAATGAGAAATACCAAGATGGAATCTATATCCTCCACCCTCAAACTCGCAGCAAGTAGGAAAATACTGATGTGACGGACACGTGATATAATATATACTTGGTTCATTGTATGTGTCAACCAACCTATACATGACATCCTTCACTTTCCAGCCAGCCAATCAAAGCAGATGTGCTCTTTATCCATGGGATTCTGGGGGCAGCATTTAAAACATGGAGACAGAAGGACCGCGTTACATCAGAGGAAAAGGATGAGACGGGAAGCACTGAGAACTATACAGAGTGCTGGCCGAAGGTGAGGAACATTATATTGGAATTAATATAAAACCAATCATTTAAATAGTAAAGGGTGTAATCAAAAGAAATCAGATTTGTTTCTAACCGTTGATTCTCTTTTGTGTCGTTATAGTCATGGTTGGCTGCTGACTGTCCGAATCTGCGAGTGCTGTCAGTGGAGTACGACAGTCACCTTAGTGACTGGATGTCCAAATGTCCAGCTGAGAATCAAAGGTAATGAATCTttagcatgtgtgtttctaatGGAATTGTTTAAAGACCTCTTAGAATattaatagaaaaataaatgtaggCATTTAACGAATTTTTTTTGCCTAACATAATTATGTGCAGAATTATAACAGAacctttatttctgtttttctctcaaGGACGTCCTTGGCATATAGAAGTcaagagctgctgaagaagtTAAAGCAGGCAGGAATTGGAGACAGGCCTGTGATCTGGGTAGCTCACAGCATGGGAGGTGCTGCTCCAATTCCATGTCCTTCCATAAGCGTGCTGTGGTTTTACACCACTGTTTTTAATAAACctacaaacatttttttaaaacttgaaCACTGTATTTCATGTCTCCGTCAGGACTGCTTGTCAAGAAAATTCTGCTTGATGCTTCAATGGACCCAGATATGCACGGACTGTTAAACAACACCAAGGGAATGATGTTTTATAGCGTTCCTCACCATGGCACCTCCATGGCAGAGTACTCTGTCAATGTAAGGtacctcctcttcccctctatTGAGGTCAGAGAACTTTGCAAAGGTGAGTGCACCAAAATGAACTGAGGTTCAAGGTTGTTTGAAACTTCACTTTGTTGTTTGGTTGTGTTTTCAGACTCGCCAGCCCTGCGCAACCTGAATGAGAATTTCCTGATCATGGCGAAAGAGAGGCAATTCAAGGTGCTGAGTTTTGCAGAGACGGAACCAACAAACATAGGGCCCATGATCAAGCTATTGGTGGTGCCGACACAGTCAGCAAGTACGTAAATACAAATCACATCTTGATCAATTTGGAAATACACTACGTATCTTAAATATAACAAATATGCATGAAGACAATTACCAGAATTGTAAAACTATTCTCTTGTAATGTTTTTCCCCTCACCTATTGGTTACTCCATGGTTGGTTTCAGATCTTGGCATTGGCGAACTAATTGAAGTGGATGTAGATCATCTTAACATTTGCAAGCCAGAGAAGAAGGACTCGTTTCTGTACAAGCGCAGTCTCCAGTTCATCCAGGAAGTTTTACAAAGCTACATTAGCCTC
Protein-coding sequences here:
- the myct1a gene encoding myc target protein 1 homolog, with the protein product MAENNTSPLLETLQSFDAVPLIVAFCVSMAVGLILGAVANVILTWMYRRKTGSARITRCPPHRSRTWWNLPGFNRSRSYDCHSNNSLVSAALMSYRQTSSPDHYEANLKSSFRGSTFHPLLQDSQFTREADEGSQTCLSPTPTTSTGLVQTGTDCAANPPTLVSFWGNNNLRGFPNQSLLPASESILRAYDETCI
- the serac1 gene encoding protein SERAC1 isoform X1 — encoded protein: MSVAALRLIHCRRLSTAGTPGVRKALNWKTFRRFAKVTGAVVLGSYLFITYEVEYLNKAVTLDTRAILQEKYKSYIYLKPTPSDDQEDLAAELTYKARKELHKAARRFLEISSRLLLQSLDEHFSHVDADPHEVALWVLLKRTQSPNKAIRLQAVQELAGNHHWRDYQYQTAAQVIDQRTAVGLARTPRVDLRFFLRTPSLPDLEDGLSAEDELRQLLASLPQSEVDKCVQYFTSLALRESTQALAAQRGGLWCFGGNGLPYAQSLTSVPSQKVESFCLQALVQHSKVQSHCDHIVANGGVQLLQRMYQLRKDSLKIQRNIVRIIGNLALNESIHQAIAQSGWVSVLAEMMQSPHIMQASHAARALANLDREAVNEKYQDGIYILHPQTRSNQPIKADVLFIHGILGAAFKTWRQKDRVTSEEKDETGSTENYTECWPKSWLAADCPNLRVLSVEYDSHLSDWMSKCPAENQRTSLAYRSQELLKKLKQAGIGDRPVIWVAHSMGGLLVKKILLDASMDPDMHGLLNNTKGMMFYSVPHHGTSMAEYSVNVRYLLFPSIEVRELCKDSPALRNLNENFLIMAKERQFKVLSFAETEPTNIGPMIKLLVVPTQSANLGIGELIEVDVDHLNICKPEKKDSFLYKRSLQFIQEVLQSYISL
- the serac1 gene encoding protein SERAC1 isoform X2, giving the protein MSVAALRLIHCRRLSTAGTPGVRKALNWKTFRRFAKVTGAVVLGSYLFITYEVEYLNKAVTLDTRAILQEKYKSYIYLKPTPSDDQEDLAAELTYKARKELHKAARRFLEISSRLLLQSLDEHFSHVDADPHEVALWVLLKRTQSPNKAIRLQAVQELAGNHHWRDYQYQTAAQVIDQRTAVGLARTPRVDLRFFLRTPSLPDLEDGLSAEDELRQLLASLPQSEVDKCVQYFTSLALRESTQALAAQRVESFCLQALVQHSKVQSHCDHIVANGGVQLLQRMYQLRKDSLKIQRNIVRIIGNLALNESIHQAIAQSGWVSVLAEMMQSPHIMQASHAARALANLDREAVNEKYQDGIYILHPQTRSNQPIKADVLFIHGILGAAFKTWRQKDRVTSEEKDETGSTENYTECWPKSWLAADCPNLRVLSVEYDSHLSDWMSKCPAENQRTSLAYRSQELLKKLKQAGIGDRPVIWVAHSMGGLLVKKILLDASMDPDMHGLLNNTKGMMFYSVPHHGTSMAEYSVNVRYLLFPSIEVRELCKDSPALRNLNENFLIMAKERQFKVLSFAETEPTNIGPMIKLLVVPTQSANLGIGELIEVDVDHLNICKPEKKDSFLYKRSLQFIQEVLQSYISL